In one Candidatus Komeilibacteria bacterium CG_4_10_14_0_2_um_filter_37_10 genomic region, the following are encoded:
- a CDS encoding serine--tRNA ligase: MLDINLIRQNIQNIQNNLARRDSSRDFHLVDICSLDDQRRSLIQQVDDFKKQQNILAKGGKPTAEQVTEGKELRDQVTRIAVTLKDTEQKLDLLMSELPNLIADDVVAGGKENNIIVKTNLKLTKFSFTPKDHVALATELGLIDYARAVKIAGSGFWAYVGQGAVLEWALLNYFIDFHRQNNYCFVIPPFLLTEKSAYTSGHLPKFRDDLFWTEDKLCLNATSEMMLGNFHRDEILDEQKLPLKYFAYSPCFRREAGSYRAEERGMIRGHQFNKIEMFQLTKPEDSWSAFDELVTNAEKLLIGLGLHFNTVKLAAGDCSSAMAKTYDLEVYLPSMQGYKEVSSISNALDYQARRGHIRFKRHGKSEYVHTLNASGLATSRLLPAILEQYQQANGSVIVPEVLQKYCGFSIIE, translated from the coding sequence ATGTTAGATATCAATTTAATTCGGCAAAACATTCAAAATATTCAGAATAATTTAGCTCGACGTGATAGCTCTCGAGATTTTCATTTAGTTGATATTTGCAGCTTAGATGATCAGCGTCGATCATTAATTCAGCAGGTTGATGATTTTAAAAAACAACAAAATATTTTAGCTAAAGGCGGTAAGCCAACAGCTGAACAGGTAACCGAGGGAAAAGAATTACGTGATCAAGTTACACGAATAGCAGTGACATTAAAGGATACAGAACAAAAATTAGATTTGCTGATGAGTGAATTGCCCAATCTTATTGCTGATGATGTGGTAGCGGGTGGTAAAGAAAATAATATCATTGTTAAAACTAACTTAAAATTAACCAAATTTTCTTTTACACCCAAAGATCATGTAGCTTTAGCCACAGAATTAGGTCTTATTGATTATGCCCGAGCGGTGAAAATAGCTGGTAGTGGATTTTGGGCTTATGTTGGTCAGGGTGCAGTATTAGAATGGGCATTATTAAATTATTTTATTGATTTTCACCGACAAAATAATTATTGTTTCGTAATTCCACCTTTTCTATTGACGGAAAAATCCGCTTATACTTCCGGTCATTTACCTAAATTCAGAGATGATTTATTTTGGACTGAAGACAAGCTATGTCTCAATGCAACTAGCGAGATGATGCTGGGAAATTTTCACCGTGATGAGATTTTAGATGAACAAAAATTACCACTAAAATATTTTGCCTATTCTCCTTGTTTTCGTCGTGAAGCCGGTAGTTACCGAGCAGAGGAGAGAGGAATGATTCGCGGTCATCAGTTTAATAAAATTGAAATGTTTCAGTTGACAAAGCCAGAAGATTCTTGGTCAGCCTTTGATGAATTAGTTACTAATGCAGAAAAATTATTAATTGGTTTAGGATTGCATTTTAATACTGTTAAATTAGCCGCTGGTGATTGTAGCTCAGCCATGGCAAAAACTTATGATTTAGAAGTTTATCTACCAAGTATGCAGGGTTATAAAGAAGTTAGTAGTATATCTAATGCCCTGGACTATCAAGCTCGCCGTGGACATATTCGATTTAAACGTCATGGTAAGAGTGAGTATGTTCACACCTTAAATGCATCTGGTTTAGCTACCAGTCGCTTACTACCGGCGATTTTGGAACAATACCAGCAAGCTAATGGTTCAGTCATAGTTCCCGAGGTATTACAAAAGTATTGTGGCTTTAGTATC
- the lysS gene encoding lysine--tRNA ligase, protein MTDEQKNINPFEEYTIRCQKLEKIKELNIDPYPSERIEYLSNNQLVANFNEYLEQKKSVTIVGRLRSKRWHGGSCFANLENNWQQIQIYFKKDEVGKADYEIFVDLLDVGDIIQISGEPFLTKRGEKTILVKKYHLLNKSLLPLPEKWHGLSDIETRFRQRYLDLIANNEVKDIFLKRQAIINYLRNYLDNQSFMEVDTPILQSLAGGAIAEPFVTHHRALDIDLFLRIAPEIFLKKLIIGGFTKIYEVARCFRNEGIDHAHNPEFTQIELYWAYQDYLGLMDFTEQMISQLVWEINGSFLVNYDGHDYNFQPPWPRIDYREELIKRCKVDINNYPTAYELKPLAIKLGIAVADEWGKGKIIDELYKKYVRNEIPGPFYIVNHPIELSPLAKKNKKEPNFVDRFQLVVAGFELVNAFSELNDSFDQAERFVEQQRLKDEGDQEAVPYDAEYVEALKYGLPPTAGLGLGIDRLVQILTNQHNIKNVIFFPTLKPKLEDKK, encoded by the coding sequence ATGACTGATGAACAAAAAAATATTAATCCTTTTGAAGAATATACAATTCGTTGTCAGAAATTAGAAAAAATTAAGGAATTAAATATTGATCCTTACCCTAGTGAACGAATTGAGTATTTAAGCAACAATCAACTGGTTGCTAATTTTAATGAATATTTAGAACAGAAAAAAAGCGTCACCATAGTTGGTCGGCTTCGTAGTAAAAGATGGCATGGCGGTTCCTGTTTTGCTAATTTGGAAAATAATTGGCAACAAATCCAAATTTATTTTAAGAAAGACGAGGTTGGTAAAGCAGATTATGAAATTTTTGTCGATTTGCTAGACGTTGGTGATATTATTCAAATTTCCGGTGAACCTTTTTTGACGAAACGTGGTGAAAAAACTATTTTAGTAAAAAAATATCATTTACTTAATAAATCTTTATTACCGCTACCGGAAAAATGGCATGGTCTTAGTGATATTGAGACGAGATTTCGCCAACGTTATTTAGATTTAATAGCTAACAATGAAGTTAAAGATATCTTCTTAAAAAGACAAGCGATTATTAATTATTTAAGAAATTATTTAGATAACCAAAGTTTTATGGAAGTTGATACGCCAATTTTGCAATCGCTTGCTGGTGGTGCTATTGCTGAACCGTTTGTTACTCATCATCGAGCATTAGACATCGATTTGTTTTTACGGATTGCACCAGAAATATTTCTGAAGAAACTGATTATCGGCGGATTTACGAAAATTTATGAAGTAGCACGATGTTTTCGCAATGAAGGCATTGATCATGCTCACAATCCAGAGTTCACCCAAATTGAGTTATATTGGGCTTATCAGGATTATCTCGGTCTGATGGATTTTACTGAACAAATGATTAGTCAGCTAGTTTGGGAAATCAATGGTAGCTTTTTAGTTAACTACGACGGTCATGATTATAACTTCCAGCCACCTTGGCCACGTATTGATTATCGCGAAGAGTTGATTAAACGCTGCAAAGTTGATATTAATAATTACCCGACAGCCTATGAATTAAAACCCTTAGCAATAAAACTGGGTATTGCAGTAGCTGATGAATGGGGTAAAGGTAAAATTATAGACGAATTATATAAGAAGTATGTCCGTAATGAGATACCAGGACCGTTCTACATAGTTAATCACCCGATTGAATTATCACCGCTGGCTAAGAAAAATAAAAAGGAACCAAATTTTGTTGATCGTTTTCAGCTGGTAGTAGCGGGATTTGAGTTAGTTAATGCCTTTAGTGAATTAAATGATTCTTTTGATCAAGCTGAGAGATTTGTTGAACAACAACGACTGAAAGATGAAGGTGATCAAGAGGCAGTGCCGTATGACGCTGAATACGTTGAGGCGCTCAAATATGGATTACCACCAACTGCGGGTTTGGGTTTGGGAATTGATCGTTTAGTGCAAATTCTAACTAACCAACATAACATAAAAAATGTTATATTTTTTCCTACTTTAAAACCAAAATTGGAAGATAAAAAATAA